One Cucurbita pepo subsp. pepo cultivar mu-cu-16 chromosome LG09, ASM280686v2, whole genome shotgun sequence DNA window includes the following coding sequences:
- the LOC111801539 gene encoding ABC transporter C family member 10-like: protein MRGMEDLWGLFCGGHDCSSGSEKPCGFLSDSPSCNTQALFICFDFLLLILLVSNIVGKSVKRSHMSNRIRSRSALQILSAIFNGCVGLVYLGLGIWILVEKLSKDHTALPLQLWLSATVHGFTWLLVSSVISFWCKQFPRALLRLLSIAAFVFTGVICVLSVFDAVSNKTASAKMILDVVSVPGSVLLLICAFGCFSRNESETSINGNGLYTPLNGEANESDKVDLVTPLAKAGLWSKFSFWWMNPLMKKGKEKTLDYDDIPMMCEEDCAESCYLQFTNKMNELKKKEPNSQPSVLRGIILCHWKDILLSGFFALLKILFLSAGPLLLNSFILVAQGHQSFKYEGLVLALSLFFSKSIESISQRQWYFRSRLVGLKVRSMLSAAIYKKQLRLSNEAKLMHSSGEIMNYVTVDAYRIGEFSYWFHQTWTTSLQLIIALLILYKAVGIATIASFLVIILCVIGNTPIAKLLHKYQSKLMAAQDERLKTFTEALVNMKVLKLYAWESHFRNVISKLREVEHKWLSSVQIRKGYNGILFWSSPVIVSVATFGACSLLDIPLHANNVFTFVSTLRLVQDPVRSMADVIAAIIQARVSFTRIVNFLEAPELQGTSVCRKRLDTNDNYSIKISSASFSWEENSSKPTLRNINLEVRSGSKVAICGEVGSGKSTLLAAILGEIPNVEGNIQVYGRLAYVSQIAWIQTGTIRDNILFGSQMDSWRYRETLEKCSLVKDLELLPYGDLTEIGERGVNLSGGQKQRIQLARALYQDADIYLLDDPFSAVDAHTATSLFNGYVMEALSGKTVLLVTHQVDFLPDFDSVLLMSDGEIQEAAPYHHLLAHSKEFQDLVNAHKETAGTERLADFSATKSLITSSKEIKKSYTEKLSVTSDANQLIKQEEREVGDSGFRPYIQYLNQSKGFIFFSLDVLSQLAFVACGIMQNSWMASNVDNPDISNSRLILVYLLIGIISTFFLVTRSLFTALLGLESSKSLFSQLLTSLFRAPMSFYDSTPIGRILSRVSMDLSIVDLDVPFSLIFAVGATSNAYAALGVLAVITWQVLFISIPTVVLAICLQRYYFASAKELMRLNGTTKSMVANHLSESVAGSMTIRAFEEEERFFKKNLEFVDGNASPFFHNFSANEWLIQRLEMLSAVVLASAALCMVLLPTGSFSPGFIGMAISYGLSLNVSLVFSIQNQCTIANHIISVERLNQYMHLPSEAPEIIEERRPPTNWPSVGKVEIIDLKIRYRPNTPLVLHGISCTFEGGHKIGIVGRTGSGKSTLLSAIFRLVEPAGGKILVDGIDICSIGLHDLRSRFGIIPQDPTLFKGTVRYNLDPLVQHTDDEIWEVLGKCQLREAVEEKEAGLDSMVVEDGSNWSMGQRQLFCLGRALLRRSRILVLDEATASIDNATDMILQKTIRTEFADCTVITVAHRIPTVMDCTMVLAISDGRIAEYDEPTTLIKREGSLFGQLVKEYWSHSPSAE, encoded by the exons ATGAGGGGAATGGAGGACTTATGGGGTTTGTTCTGTGGAGGACATGACTGTTCAAGTGGTAGTGAGAAACCTTGTGGCTTTCTTTCTGATTCCCCTTCATGTAATACTCAAGCCTTGTTCATCTGTTTTGATTTTCTACTGTTGATCTTGCTTGTATCCAATATTGTGGGGAAGTCAGTGAAAAGATCTCACATGTCGAATCGAATTCGAAGTCGTTCTGCTTTGCAGATTTTGTCTGCTATCTTCAATGGTTGTGTTGGATTAGTGTACCTTGGCTTGGGAATTTGGATTCTGGTGGAGAAATTGAGTAAAGATCATACTGCTTTGCCTTTGCAGCTGTGGTTATCTGCCACCGTCCATGGCTTCACATGGTTATTGGTGAGCTCCGTTATTAGCTTCTGGTGTAAACAGTTTCCAAGAGCCTTGTTGCGCTTATTGTCCATTGCAGCATTCGTGTTTACTGGAGTTATTTGTGTTCTATCAGTTTTCGATGCTGTTTCGAACAAAACAGCATCAGCAAAGATGATTTTAGATGTTGTATCTGTTCCAGGATCAGTTCTGTTATTGATCTGCGCTTTTGGGTGTTTTTCCCGTAACGAGAGCGAGACGAGTATCAATGGGAATGGACTTTACACCCCACTAAACGGTGAGGCCAATGAAAGTGATAAGGTTGATCTTGTTACTCCATTAGCTAAAGCTGGATTGTGGAGTAAATTTTCGTTTTGGTGGATGAATCCTTTGATGAAAAAGGGGAAGGAAAAGACTCTGGACTACGACGATATACCGATGATGTGCGAAGAAGATTGTGCAGAAAGTTGCTACTTGCagttcacaaacaaaatgaacgagctgaaaaagaaagaaccaaaTTCCCAACCATCAGTCTTAAGAGGCATCATTTTATGCCATTGGAAGGACATATTATTGTCTGGTTTTTTCGCTTTGTTGAAGATACTCTTTCTGTCTGCTGGTCCTCTGCTTCTAAATTCCTTTATCTTAGTTGCTCAGGGACATCAAAGCTTCAAATACGAAGGTCTTGTGCTTGCCCTTTCACTTTTCTTCTCGAAAAGCATCGAATCCATATCACAAAGGCAATGGTACTTCAGAAGCAGGCTTGTTGGTCTAAAAGTCAGGTCTATGCTTTCAGCAGCCATTTATAAGAAGCAATTGAGATTGTCCAACGAAGCTAAGTTGATGCACTCGAGCGGTGAAATCATGAACTATGTGACCGTGGACGCATACAGGATTGGAGAGTTTTCATATTGGTTCCACCAAACTTGGACCACGAGTCTTCAGCTCATTATTGCACTTTTGATCCTCTACAAAGCAGTGGGAATAGCAACCATTGCCTCCTTTTTGGTAATAATTCTATGTGTAATTGGCAACACTCCAATTGCCAAGCTACTGCATAAGTATCAGAGTAAATTGATGGCTGCACAAGACGAGCGACTGAAAACGTTCACCGAGGCTCTCGTGAACATGAAGGTTTTGAAGTTATATGCTTGGGAATCCCATTTCAGGAATGTAATTTCGAAGTTAAGAGAAGTGGAGCACAAGTGGTTGTCATCTGTGCAAATTCGAAAAGGATACAATGGTATTCTCTTTTGGTCATCTCCTGTTATTGTATCTGTTGCAACCTTTGGGGCTTGTAGCCTTTTGGACATTCCGCTACATGCCAATAATGTTTTCACCTTTGTGTCTACGCTGCGCCTTGTTCAAGATCCTGTTAGATCTATGGCTGATGTCATTGCAGCGATTATTCAAGCACGGGTTTCATTTACGCGTATCGTTAACTTTCTGGAGGCACCAGAGCTGCAAGGTACAAGTGTTTGTAGAAAGCGCCTTGACACGAATGATAACTACTCCATTAAGATCAGTTCAGCATCTTTCTCATGGGAAGAGAACTCCTCGAAGCCGACTCTTCGTAATATAAATCTCGAGGTCAGATCAGGTTCGAAGGTTGCAATATGTGGAGAAGTTGGCTCAGGAAAATCTACTCTTCTAGCAGCCATTCTCGGTGAAATTCCAAATGTTGAGGGAAAT ATTCAAGTTTATGGAAGGCTTGCCTATGTGTCTCAAATAGCATGGATCCAAACAGGAACCATACGAGACAACATCTTATTTGGCTCTCAAATGGACAGCTGGAGGTATCGGGAAACGCTCGAGAAGTGTTCGTTGGTGAAGGACCTCGAGTTGCTTCCTTATGGTGACCTCACTGAGATTGGGGAGAGAGGAGTGAACCTCAGTGGTGGCCAAAAGCAGAGGATTCAACTCGCACGTGCGCTGTATCAAGATGCTGATATATATCTTTTGGATGATCCGTTTAGTGCTGTTGATGCACATACCGCCACAAGTTTGTTCAAT GGATATGTTATGGAAGCTCTCTCGGGTAAAACGGTTCTTCTCGTGACTCATCAAGTCGACTTCCTGCCTGATTTTGATTCTGTCCTG CTAATGTCGGACGGGGAAATTCAAGAAGCAGCCCCTTATCATCATTTGTTGGCACATAGCAAAGAGTTTCAGGATCTTGTCAATGCACACAAAGAGACTGCTGGTACTGAAAGGCTTGCAGATTTTTCTGCCACCAAGAGTTTGATAACATCAAGTAAAGAGATTAAGAAATCTTATACAGAGAAACTGTCCGTAACATCTGATGCTAATCAGTTAATTAAGCAGGAGGAGCGAGAAGTCGGTGACTCGGGATTCAGGCCTTATATTCAGTATCTGAATCAGAGCAAAGGGtttatcttcttctccttAGATGTTCTCTCCCAATTAGCATTTGTGGCATGTGGAATAATGCAAAACTCTTGGATGGCTTCGAATGTCGACAATCCCGACATCAGCAACTCCCGCTTGATCCTCGTTTACTTGTTGATTGGAATTATTTCAACATTCTTCTTGGTTACTAGATCTCTTTTCACAGCTCTTTTAGGTTTGGaatcatcaaaatcattattttctcAGCTACTAACATCTCTTTTTCGCGCACCGATGTCCTTCTATGACTCCACACCTATTGGAAGGATACTTAGTCGA GTCTCAATGGATCTTAGTATTGTAGATCTTGATGTCCCATTCAGTCTAATATTTGCTGTTGGTGCAACCTCCAATGCCTATGCTGCTCTCGGCGTTTTAGCTGTAATCACGTGGCAAGTCCTATTCATCTCCATACCGACAGTCGTTTTGGCGATTTGCTTGCAG AGATACTACTTTGCATCTGCTAAAGAACTCATGCGTCTTAACGGGACAACGAAGTCGATGGTAGCAAATCATTTGTCCGAATCCGTAGCTGGATCAATGACAATACGAGCTTTCGAAGAGGAAGAGCGATTCTTTAAGAAAAACCTTGAATTCGTCGATGGAAATGCCAGTCCATTCTTTCACAATTTTTCGGCCAACGAGTGGCTGATACAACGGTTGGAAATGCTCAGCGCGGTCGTCCTTGCCTCCGCTGCATTGTGCATGGTGTTGCTACCAACTGGAAGCTTCAGCCCTG GTTTCATTGGAATGGCAATCTCTTATGGCCTTTCTTTAAATGTGTCCTTGGTCTTCTCCATCCAGAATCAATGTACTATAGCTAATCACATCATTTCTGTGGAAAGATTAAACCAATACATGCACTTACCGAGCGAAGCTCCGGAGATCATCGAAGAGAGACGTCCCCCAACCAACTGGCCCTCTGTCGGCAAAGTCGAGATAATTGACTTGAAG ATACGATACCGACCCAATACACCCCTTGTTCTTCATGGTATAAGCTGCACATTTGAAGGAGGACATAAGATTGGCATTGTTGGGCGGACTGGCAGTGGAAAGTCTACTCTTTTAAGTGCCATATTCCGCTTGGTTGAGCCAGCGGGAGGAAAAATTTTAGTTGATGGTATCGACATCTGCTCGATCGGACTTCATGACCTGCGGTCACGTTTCGGGATTATACCTCAAGATCCAACCCTTTTTAAAGGGACTGTTAGATACAATTTGGATCCTTTAGTTCAGCATACTGATGATGAAATATGGGAG GTACTTGGAAAGTGTCAACTTAGAGAGGCTGttgaagagaaagaagccgGTTTGGATTCCATGG TTGTGGAAGATGGTTCGAACTGGAGCATGGGTCAGCGCCAACTTTTCTGTTTAGGCCGTGCGCTGTTGAGAAGAAGTAGAATATTGGTGCTCGATGAGGCAACTGCGTCGATCGACAATGCAACGGATATGATTCTGCAGAAGACGATTCGAACTGAATTCGCAGACTGTACGGTGATTACAGTTGCACACAGAATACCAACTGTTATGGACTGCACCATGGTGCTTGCTATAAGTGACG GGAGAATAGCAGAGTACGACGAACCGACCACGTTGATCAAGAGAGAAGGCTCTCTATTCGGGCAGCTCGTGAAAGAATATTGGTCTCACTCACCATCTGCAGAATGA
- the LOC111801543 gene encoding plastidial pyruvate kinase 2-like, producing MSQVVATRSIHSTVPCHGSGSVLDRVNRARSFGIGSKVLTHEKKRRNFVCRRTLITAKRAAQAEVVPVSPEDIQKADEQFEHLRAVQQLGDTPVGMWSKPTVRRKTKIVCTIGPSTNTKEMIWKLAEAGMNVARLNMSHGDHASHQKVIDLVREYNAQCKDNCIAIMLDTKGPEVRSGDLPQPILLESGQEFTFTIRRGVSTADSVSVNYDDFVNDVEVGDMLLVDGGMMSFMVKSKTEDSVKCEVIDGGELKSRRHLNVRGKSATLPSITEKDWDDIKFGVDNKVDFYAVSFVKDAQVVHELKKYLKSCDADIHVIVKIESADSIPNLHSIITASDGAMVARGDLGAELPIEEVPLLQEEIINLCRGMGKAVIVATNMLESMIVHPTPTRAEVSDIAIAVREGADAIMLSGETAHGKFPLKAVKVMHTVALRTEATIEGGRMPLNLGQTFKNHMSEMFAYHATMMSNTLGTSIVVFTKTGFMAILLSHYRPSGTTFAFTNDKRIQQRLALYQGVCPIYMQFSDDAEQTFADALSLLQRQGMVKEGEEVALLQSGRQPIWRFPSTHNIQVRKV from the exons ATGTCTCAGGTGGTGGCTACGAGGTCGATTCACAGTACAGTCCCGTGCCATGGCTCGGGATCTGTGCTGGACCGGGTGAACAGAGCTCGGTCTTTTGGTATTGGTTCCAAAGTGTTGACGCatgagaagaagagaaggaattTTGTTTGCAGGAGAACTCTAATCACAGCCAAGAGAGCTGCTCAAGCTGAAGTTGTTCCGGTATCACCTGAGGATATTCAGAAG GCAGATGAGCAATTTGAACATTTACGAGCAGTTCAACAACTCGGTGATACACCGGTCGGAATGTGGTCCAAACCAACAGTTAGACGTAAGACAAAAATCGTGTGCACAATTGGACCTTCAACTAACACGAAGGAAATGATTTGGAAGCTGGCTGAGGCTGGAATGAACGTTGCCCGATTGAATATGTCTCATGGAGACCATGCATCTCATCAGAAAGTTATAGATTTAGTCAGAGAATACAATGCCCAATGTAAGGACAACTGCATTGCAATCATGCTCGATACCAAG GGTCCTGAGGTTAGGAGTGGTGACCTACCACAACCAATATTGTTAGAAAGTGGACAGGAATTCACTTTTACCATACGGAGAGGTGTTAGCACTGCAGACTCTGTTAGCGTGAACtatgatgattttgttaatgATGTAGAAGTTGGGGACATGCTTCTTGTTGATG GTGGAATGATGTCGTTCATGGTGAAGTCTAAGACAGAGGATTCTGTTAAGTGTGAAGTTATTGATGGTGGAGAGCTCAAGTCCAGGCGACATTTAAATGTTCGAGGGAAAAGTGCAACACTGCCTTCCATTACTG AGAAGGACTGGGATGACATAAAATTTGGAGTTGACAACAAAGTTGACTTTTATGCTGTCTCGTTTGTTAAAGATGCACAAGTAGTTCATGAGttgaaaaaatatcttaaaa GCTGTGATGCTGATATTCATGTCATTGTAAAAATAGAAAGTGCAGACTCCATACCAAATTTGCATTCAATTATTACAGCTTCTGATggg GCAATGGTTGCAAGAGGCGATCTTGGTGCAGAACTCCCTATTGAAGAAGTTCCACTTCTGCAG GAGGAGATAATCAACTTGTGTCGAGGCATGGGGAAGGCTGTCATTGTTGCAACTAACATGCTTGAGAGTATGATTGTTCATCCGACACCAACCAGAGCAGAAGTATCTGACATTGCTATTGCAGTTAGAGAGGGGGCCGATGCAATCATGCTCTCTGGAGAAACAGCTCATGGAAA ATTCCCATTAAAAGCTGTGAAAGTAATGCATACAGTTGCTTTACGGACTGAAGCAACCATAGAAGGTGGTCGAATGCCATTGAATCTCGGTCAAACATTCAAG AACCATATGAGTGAGATGTTTGCTTATCATGCAACAATGATGTCCAACACTCTTGGAACCTCAATAGTTGTCTTCACTAAAACTGGTTTCATGGCCATCCTTCTAAGCCACTACCGACCATCTGGGACAACATTTGCTTTTACAAATGA TAAAAGGATACAACAGAGGTTGGCTTTATATCAGGGAGTGTGCCCCATATACATGCAGTTCTCTGATGATGCTGAGCAGACATTTGCCGATGCCTTATCTCTGCTACAg AGGCAAGGAATGGTAAAGGAAGGAGAAGAGGTGGCACTCCTTCAGAGTGGCAGACAACCCATATGGCGGTTCCCATCTACTCACAATATTCAAGTCCGTAAAGTGTAG
- the LOC111801540 gene encoding G-type lectin S-receptor-like serine/threonine-protein kinase At5g24080, with protein sequence MFALAVVWLIRACMASQIVIGARLVAGDRERNAWVSDNSTFAFGFSPASSGAVDRFLLAIWFAKLPGDRTVVWSANRNSPVSKNAIVEFDATGNLVLLDGGATVWSSNTSGDGAEFAVMSESGNFILFNAERIPIWQSFSHPSDTLLPNQPLSVSLELTTSKSLSHGGYYALKMLQQRTTLKLALTFNLPENYAGLPESYSNYSYWSAPAISNVTGEVIAVLDEGGSFGVVYGDSSNGAVYVYKNDNDNGGLSASTNQSIRNVRTQVVRRLTLESNGNLRLYRWDDDVNGSRQWVPEWAAVSNPCDIAGICGNGICYLDRSKTNATCSCLPGTFKDAGGSQCFENSSSVGKCDGQHHQSPATQFRISPVQQTNYYYSEFSVIANYSDIDTVAKCGDACLSNCECVASVYGLDEEKPYCWVLRSLDFGGFEDAGSTLFVKVRSNGSIPDANGPRTDGDSSGSAKQKATIIPIVLSMAFLIGLLCLLLYYNVHRRKVLKRAMESSLILSGAPMSFTHRDLQIRTNNFSELLGTGGFGSVYKGSLGDGTLVAVKKLDRVFPHGEKEFITEVNTIGSMHHMNLVRLCGYCSEGSHRLLVYEFMKNGSVDKWIFPSHHNQDRILDWSTRFHVAIGTAQGIAYFHEQCRNRIIHCDIKPENILLDENFCPKVSDFGLAKLMGREHSHVVTMVRGTRGYLAPEWVSNRPITVKADVYSYGMLLLEIVGGRRNLDMSFDAEDFFYPGWAYKEMKNGTHFKVADRRLEGAVDGEELMRALKVAFWCIQDEVVMRPTMGEIVRMLEGSSEVETPPMPQTVVEMIEEGLDQVYRAMKRDINQSSSFTINTQPSSSLATCSHSTISPR encoded by the exons ATGTTCGCTTTGGCTGTTGTATGGCTGATTCGGGCTTGCATGGCTAGCCAAATTGTTATTGGAGCGAGGTTGGTTGCTGGTGATCGTGAGAGAAACGCTTGGGTTTCTGATAATAGTACTTTTGCGTTCGGGTTTAGTCCGGCTAGTAGTGGCGCGGTTGATCGATTTCTACTTGCCATATGGTTCGCCAAGCTTCCCGGGGATCGAACCGTGGTTTGGTCAGCTAACAG AAACTCTCCAGTCTCCAAGAATGCGATTGTGGAGTTTGATGCCACCGGAAACCTCGTCCTTTTGGACGGTGGCGCCACCGTCTGGTCTTCCAACACCTCCGGAGACGGAGCGGAGTTCGCCGTCATGTCAGAATCTGGCAACTTCATCCTCTTCAACGCCGAGCGAATCCCTATTTGGCAAAGCTTTTCACACCCATCTGATACGCTTCTCCCAAATCAACCTCTATCAGTGTCTTTAGAGCTTACAACTTCAAAATCCCTCTCCCATGGCGGATATTATGCCCTTAAAATGCTCCAACAACGCACCACTCTCAAACTCGCCTTGACATTCAATTTGCCTGAAAATTATGCGGGGTTGCCTGAATCTTACTCAAATTACTCCTATTGGTCCGCCCCTGCCATTTCCAATGTAACAGGGGAAGTCATCGCTGTTCTAGACGAAGGCGGAAGCTTCGGTGTGGTCTATGGCGACTCCTCTAATGGCGCTGTGTATGTTTACAAGAACGATAACGACAATGGGGGATTGTCGGCGTCGACAAATCAGTCGATTCGCAATGTACGCACGCAAGTTGTTCGACGATTGACCTTAGAGAGTAATGGGAACTTGCGTTTGTATCGATGGGACGATGATGTTAATGGGTCTCGCCAATGGGTGCCGGAATGGGCGGCGGTTTCAAATCCTTGTGATATTGCCGGAATCTGTGGAAATGGGATTTGCTATCTGGATAGAAGTAAGACGAATGCGACTTGTTCTTGCTTGCCGGGGACTTTTAAGGACGCCGGCGGTAGCCAGTGCTTTGAGAATTCATCGTCGGTGGGTAAATGTGACGGCCAACATCATCAATCTCCGGCGACCCAGTTCAGGATTTCTCCAGTTCAGCAAACAAATTACTATTACTCTGAGTTCTCTGTTATTGCAAATTACAGTGATATCGACACTGTTGCCAAATGTGGCGATGCTTGCTTGTCTAATTGTGAGTGTGTTGCCTCTGTTTATGGGCTTGATGAAGAGAAACCTTATTGTTGGGTGTTGAGAAGCTTAGATTTTGGGGGGTTTGAGGATGCTGGTTCGACTCTGTTTGTGAAGGTTAGGTCCAATGGGTCAATACCAGATGCCAATGGGCCAAGAACTGATGGAGATTCTTCAGGAAGTGCTAAACAAAAGGCTACGATTATTCCTATTGTTTTGAGTATGGCTTTTCTGATTGGGTTGCTGTGTTTGTTGTTATATTATAATGTTCATAGAAGAAAGGTTTTAAAGAGAGCCATGGAGAGCTCTCTGATCTTGTCTGGAGCTCCTATGAGCTTCACACACCGCGATTTGCAGATCCGGACGAACAATTTCTCCGAGCTTCTTGGAACAG GTGGATTTGGAAGTGTATATAAAGGAAGCCTTGGAGATGGGACTCTGGTAGCTGTGAAGAAACTTGACAGAGTTTTCCCTCATGGAGAGAAGGAGTTTATAACTGAAGTTAACACTATTGGATCTATGCATCACATGAACCTGGTTCGCCTCTGCGGATACTGCTCGGAAGGGTCGCATAG GCTTCTGGTGTATGAATTCATGAAAAATGGGTCTGTGGACAAATGGATATTTCCTTCACATCATAACCAAGACAGGATTTTAGATTGGTCGACTCGGTTTCACGTAGCCATCGGCACGGCGCAAGGGATCGCTTATTTTCATGAACAATGCAGAAACAGGATCATACATTGTGATATCAAGCCAGAAAACATTCTGTTGGATGAAAACTTCTGCCCCAAAGTTTCGGACTTTGGTCTGGCTAAGCTGATGGGACGAGAGCACTCGCACGTCGTAACGATGGTGAGAGGGACGAGAGGGTATTTGGCTCCGGAGTGGGTTAGTAATCGCCCCATCACGGTTAAAGCTGATGTTTATAGCTATGGAATGCTTCTCTTGGAGATTGTTGGTGGTAGGAGAAACCTTGATATGTCTTTTGATGCTGAAGACTTCTTCTACCCTGGTTGGGCATACAAG GAGATGAAGAATGGAACTCATTTCAAAGTGGCAGATAGGCGGCTAGAGGGTGCAGTGGATGGAGAAGAGCTAATGAGAGCATTGAAAGTTGCATTTTGGTGCATACAAGATGAAGTTGTCATGCGACCGACGATGGGCGAGATCGTGAGAATGTTGGAAGGATCGAGTGAGGTTGAGACGCCGCCAATGCCACAAACAGTGGTGGAGATGATTGAGGAAGGCTTGGATCAAGTTTATAGAGCCATGAAAAGAGATATCAATCAGTCAAGTTCCTTCACCATTAATACCCAACCTTCTTCATCTTTGGCTACCTGCAGCCATTCCACAATCTCTCCAAGATAG
- the LOC111801547 gene encoding probable membrane-associated kinase regulator 6, which yields METSQPLSIDSFSYSWLVNIKPSLESSGNNPVRTSIDASDEASSFIEMDPRMPPSKRFCRNSQDFKFDFPVSPPSLAIVHADQLISNGCLVPFFIDPLRVQTYEDEDEDFNPKSSHTQEHILPLPLPLPLPLPSNTSDCSSMRKCRKLSKKVLHKYLSFFKPLYQRIRGYKASSSKSESVARRSKSMKNWEYTYDASPRISVAYTADDWRRSCDSESSIYEAVLHCKKSIGI from the coding sequence ATGGAGACATCCCAGCCTCTTTCTATTGACAGCTTTTCATATAGTTGGCTAGTGAATATAAAGCCATCTCTAGAAAGTTCAGGCAACAACCCGGTTCGGACCTCGATCGACGCTTCCGACGAAGCCTCGTCCTTCATCGAGATGGACCCGAGAATGCCGCCCTCCAAGAGATTTTGTAGAAACTCTcaagatttcaaatttgacTTCCCTGTCTCGCCGCCTTCTCTTGCAATTGTACATGCTGACCAGCTGATTTCCAATGGCTGCCTTGTGCCTTTTTTCATTGATCCACTTAGAGTTCAGACATATgaggatgaagatgaagatttcAATCCAAAATCTTCCCATACTCAAGAACACATCCTTCCACTTCCACTTCCACTTCCACTTCCACTTCCATCCAATACTTCTGACTGCTCCTCCATGAGAAAGTGCAGGAAACTATCCAAGAAAGTATTGCacaaatatttgagttttttcaaGCCATTGTACCAAAGAATAAGAGGTTATAAAGCATCAAGTTCCAAATCAGAAAGTGTTGCTAGAAGATCCAAATCTATGAAGAATTGGGAATATACATACGACGCGTCGCCACGAATCAGTGTAGCTTACACCGCCGATGATTGGCGAAGATCCTGTGATTCTGAGAGCTCTATCTATGAGGCAGTCCTCCATTGCAAGAAATCTATAGGTATATGA
- the LOC111801546 gene encoding reticulon-like protein B1: MADQPRERDSVIDKISDKIGDCISSSSSDSDDGLHSKIDAVKSRVFRLFGRDKPVHTVLGAGKPADVFLWRNKKNSAGILGVATALWIVFELIEYQLITLVCHLLILLLAIMFLWSYANTFINKTPPQIPDMKLPEVCFLQFVSALRIEINRAISILRGIACGRDLKKFLSVFLGLWVLSVVGSWCNFLTLLYISIVLLHTVPVFYEKYEDQVDPLAEKAWIEFKKQYAVFDAKVLSKIPIGALQEKKKKN; encoded by the exons ATGGCTGACCAACCACGCGAGCGGGATTCGGTTATCGACAAGATTTCCGATAAGATCGGCGACTGCATTTCATCGTCTTCATCCGACTCTGATGATGGCCTGCATTCCAAAATCGATGCTGTAAAATCCCGTGTTTTTAGGCTCTTCGGTAGAGACAAGCCCGTCCACACCGTTCTGGGCGCTGGAAAGC CTGCTGATGTTTTTCTTTggaggaacaagaagaacTCTGCAGGCATCCTTGGGGTTGCCACCGCCTTGTGGATTGTTTTTGAGCTGATTGAGTACCAATTAATCACCCTCGTGTGCcatttattaattcttttacttGCTATAATGTTCTTGTGGTCTTATGCCAATACGTTTATCAACAA GACCCCACCTCAAATCCCAGATATGAAACTCCCTGAAGTTtgctttcttcaatttgtcTCTGCACTGAGAATCGAAATCAACCGTGCAATCTCCATTTTACGTGGAATTGCTTGTGGGAGAGATTTGAAGAAGTTTCTCAGT GTTTTTCTTGGTTTATGGGTTCTATCAGTAGTTGGCAGTTGGTGCAATTTTCTGACCTTGTTATACATAT CCATTGTATTGCTACACACGGTGCCAGTGTTTTATGAGAAGTATGAAGACCAGGTTGACCCATTGGCTGAGAAAGCTTGGATAGAGTTCAAGAAGCAGTATGCTGTATTTGATGCCAAGGTTCTAAGTAAAATCCCCATTGGGGCActtcaagagaagaagaagaagaattag